A genomic region of bacterium contains the following coding sequences:
- the def gene encoding peptide deformylase — MLRPIVLYPDPRLKLKSKPVTKFGTPEMRQLVQDMTETMRDAHGVGLAAIQIGEPIRMMVMDVDYDKEEKGEALAVFNPEVLGEEGSETTEEGCLSIPDVREEVERSFKVKVKFQDIEGKEQIGEFEGLLARCVLHEIDHMDGQLFIQKVPAVKRMFLKKQLDQLKKDYQEASRL; from the coding sequence TTGCTCCGCCCTATCGTCCTTTATCCTGATCCCCGCTTGAAGCTCAAGAGCAAGCCGGTCACGAAATTCGGTACCCCCGAAATGCGCCAATTGGTCCAGGACATGACCGAGACCATGCGGGACGCCCATGGGGTAGGCTTGGCCGCCATCCAGATCGGGGAACCCATCCGCATGATGGTCATGGATGTGGATTACGACAAGGAAGAGAAGGGCGAGGCCCTGGCGGTCTTCAATCCCGAGGTCCTCGGGGAGGAAGGGTCGGAGACCACCGAGGAAGGCTGCCTTTCCATCCCGGATGTCCGGGAAGAGGTCGAACGTTCCTTCAAGGTGAAGGTGAAGTTCCAGGACATCGAGGGTAAGGAACAGATCGGCGAGTTCGAGGGCCTCTTGGCCCGTTGTGTGCTCCACGAGATCGACCACATGGACGGCCAGCTCTTCATCCAGAAGGTCCCGGCGGTCAAGCGCATGTTCCTCAAGAAACAACTCGACCAGTTGAAGAAGGACTACCAAGAAGCTTCCCGCCTTTAA
- the thiE gene encoding thiamine phosphate synthase: MDPLRARLTRARLYLVMGVGTKNPPMSYRIAEAALKGGVDILQLRDYTLSDSRLLEAAHRFRILTRRRKKLFVVNNRPDIAILSKADGVHVGQDDLPVDQVRKLVGKDMLIGLSTHALSEAKRALKSGADYIGVGPVHATPTKAGRQAVGLRYVRQVAALGPKIPFFAIGGIDPGNLPEVLGAGATRVAVVRAITEAKDPFSAAKALKEAL, translated from the coding sequence ATGGATCCCCTTCGTGCTCGTTTAACCCGGGCCAGACTTTATTTGGTCATGGGCGTCGGCACTAAGAACCCCCCAATGTCCTACCGCATTGCCGAGGCGGCCCTTAAGGGTGGGGTGGACATCCTCCAACTCCGCGATTACACCTTGAGCGATTCCCGATTGCTCGAAGCAGCCCACCGGTTCCGGATCTTGACCCGTCGCCGCAAGAAACTCTTCGTCGTGAACAACAGGCCCGACATCGCCATTCTCTCGAAAGCCGATGGTGTTCATGTGGGCCAGGATGATCTGCCGGTGGATCAAGTGAGGAAGTTGGTGGGGAAGGACATGCTCATCGGGCTTTCCACCCATGCCCTTTCCGAAGCGAAGCGGGCCCTCAAATCCGGGGCCGATTACATCGGGGTGGGGCCGGTCCATGCGACCCCCACCAAGGCGGGCCGTCAGGCGGTAGGCCTTCGTTATGTCCGACAAGTGGCGGCCTTGGGACCCAAGATCCCATTCTTCGCCATTGGCGGGATCGACCCGGGTAACTTGCCTGAGGTCCTGGGGGCCGGGGCCACCCGGGTGGCGGTGGTGCGGGCCATCACCGAGGCCAAGGACCCTTTTTCCGCCGCCAAGGCCCTGAAAGAGGCCCTCTAA
- a CDS encoding thiazole synthase — translation MTTTLEQIRSQDTYQINGKTFTSRLLVGTGKYATNELMGECLEASGTEIVTLALRRVNLNAKGEKTLLDFIDPKKYTLLPNTAGCYSAEEAIRVAHLARATGLSDFVKLEVLYDEKTLLPDPIATLEATKELVKEGFTVMTYTSDDPVMAQKLEQAGAHAVMPAGSPIGSGQGVLNPNNIRIILEKLKCPVLIDAGVGSASDVAVAMELGVVAVLLNTAIAHAKDPLKMAHAMRQATEAGRLSYLAGRIPKKLYAQASTPQKDF, via the coding sequence ATGACGACCACTTTGGAACAGATCAGGTCCCAGGACACCTATCAGATCAATGGGAAGACCTTCACGTCCCGTCTTTTGGTGGGAACGGGCAAATACGCCACCAACGAACTGATGGGCGAATGCCTGGAGGCCTCGGGCACCGAGATCGTCACCCTGGCTTTGCGCCGGGTGAACCTGAACGCCAAGGGCGAGAAGACCCTGCTGGATTTCATCGATCCCAAGAAATACACCCTGCTCCCGAACACCGCCGGTTGTTATAGCGCCGAGGAGGCCATCCGGGTGGCCCACTTGGCCCGGGCCACGGGCTTGTCGGATTTCGTGAAGCTGGAAGTGCTCTACGATGAAAAGACCCTCTTGCCGGATCCCATCGCCACTTTGGAAGCCACCAAGGAACTGGTGAAGGAAGGATTCACCGTCATGACCTATACCTCGGACGATCCGGTCATGGCCCAGAAGTTGGAACAGGCCGGAGCCCATGCCGTCATGCCCGCGGGTTCGCCCATCGGGTCGGGCCAGGGGGTGCTGAACCCCAACAACATCCGGATCATCCTCGAGAAGCTGAAGTGCCCCGTGCTCATCGACGCGGGCGTGGGAAGCGCCTCCGATGTGGCGGTGGCCATGGAACTGGGGGTGGTCGCGGTGCTCCTGAACACCGCCATCGCCCACGCCAAGGACCCCCTCAAGATGGCCCACGCCATGCGGCAGGCCACCGAGGCGGGGCGCCTTTCCTACCTGGCGGGCCGTATCCCCAAGAAGCTCTACGCCCAGGCTTCGACACCCCAAAAAGATTTTTAA
- the thiS gene encoding sulfur carrier protein ThiS yields the protein MKIILNGEEKLFDDGLSLDAVIQRLGVRRETVVAEVNRKIVKNEDRPQCRLQDGDQVELIQFVGGG from the coding sequence TTGAAGATCATCTTGAACGGTGAAGAGAAGCTCTTTGACGACGGTCTTTCCCTGGACGCGGTCATCCAGCGGTTGGGCGTGCGGCGGGAGACGGTCGTGGCCGAGGTCAACCGCAAGATCGTGAAGAACGAGGACCGCCCCCAATGCCGTCTTCAGGACGGCGACCAGGTGGAGCTCATTCAATTCGTGGGTGGGGGATGA
- a CDS encoding sugar-binding protein → MYLAICCFGVLVMNMCFATSAFAQTPTPSALTIDQTSVPIRVDGHLEDWPSARMFRFDQKNQIIQGKSLWQGEDDFSGRVFLTYDDQYLYLSAVVKKTNKKVVNDNGNLSLTNGDCLELFIATDPSQHQPLLTREDYHLVFSPGTDCKDPKAFCLNKNTQIPGVRLIARAATSGYILEGCVPLVFLEGLQLGSGKAFGLALALDDGGELSGNRILRMVYGGNGVDLDDPGSWALAQWTGTVTLEVPFKRSYDLNAALVEDGTQGNTYLGKRDLNGLVLGPDQKPLAGAKIALWPKGAETLTEADGRFTLANSKIYTRTVVTARKKGFVSSVAALPAKGKAVTLSLFPVPDDLKPKKGVMGPSFMGAVLPALPPALFDAYLAKMRPMVEPLHLGILRLAAPEEPMGEEDHVRVIHSFETFARDLGAEPMVSLPLEGYSAALAYFKWTHGKPGIRYWAIGGEEDLKPDAGTDRNNSYAYLNRFRSIANALKTQEPGILLWGPETGGDSPHTESDWVTPLLKYDGDVVNGVSLHRYGWTQGVSVTAQALQDSLRHEIDTLVGLEDRVVENSDLDLPFAITGGITFKTPGDSPTTQAGAAMFQALWEADQRGIYLKGSLSMFLAGKKVWEDGPSYWALRLWSQMKRGRMLNVVSRESLVSAYATQDPKSKDVTLMLINKSDRYWRPKIRFNGEDDQVMVEGGLDQRYDFECPSFSISLLEVHADHSPGKAWVLDQDSAKNGASPRTVPLNPW, encoded by the coding sequence ATGTATCTCGCGATTTGCTGTTTTGGCGTCTTGGTGATGAATATGTGTTTTGCCACCTCCGCATTCGCCCAAACGCCTACCCCTTCCGCCCTCACGATCGACCAGACCTCGGTCCCCATTCGCGTGGACGGGCACTTGGAGGATTGGCCCTCCGCCCGCATGTTCCGATTCGACCAGAAAAACCAGATCATCCAGGGAAAGAGCCTTTGGCAGGGTGAGGATGACTTCTCGGGACGTGTCTTCCTGACCTACGACGACCAATATCTCTATCTGAGCGCCGTTGTGAAGAAGACGAACAAGAAGGTCGTGAACGACAATGGGAATCTTTCCCTGACCAATGGGGATTGTCTGGAGCTTTTTATCGCCACCGATCCTTCCCAGCACCAACCCCTCCTGACCCGGGAGGACTATCACTTGGTTTTCTCGCCTGGAACGGATTGTAAGGATCCCAAAGCCTTCTGCCTCAATAAGAACACCCAGATCCCGGGGGTGCGCTTGATCGCCCGGGCGGCCACCTCGGGTTACATCTTGGAGGGGTGCGTGCCCCTCGTGTTCTTGGAGGGTCTTCAGTTGGGTTCGGGGAAAGCTTTCGGATTGGCCTTGGCGTTGGACGACGGCGGGGAACTGAGCGGCAACCGGATCCTGCGGATGGTCTATGGGGGGAATGGGGTGGATCTGGACGATCCGGGCTCCTGGGCGCTGGCCCAATGGACGGGGACGGTAACGCTGGAAGTGCCTTTCAAGAGATCCTACGACCTGAACGCGGCCCTGGTCGAGGATGGGACCCAAGGGAACACCTACCTGGGCAAGAGGGACTTGAACGGGCTCGTCCTTGGGCCGGACCAAAAACCATTGGCGGGAGCGAAGATCGCCCTTTGGCCCAAGGGTGCCGAGACCCTGACGGAGGCCGATGGACGGTTCACCCTCGCGAATTCAAAGATCTATACCCGCACGGTCGTCACCGCACGGAAGAAGGGGTTCGTGTCCTCGGTGGCGGCGTTGCCGGCCAAGGGCAAGGCGGTGACCTTGTCGCTTTTCCCGGTCCCCGACGATCTGAAACCCAAGAAGGGTGTCATGGGTCCCTCCTTCATGGGCGCGGTCCTTCCCGCCTTGCCACCCGCTCTCTTCGACGCTTACCTGGCCAAGATGCGTCCCATGGTCGAACCACTCCACTTGGGCATCCTGCGTCTGGCGGCCCCCGAGGAACCCATGGGCGAGGAGGATCATGTCCGGGTGATCCATTCCTTCGAAACTTTTGCCCGGGACCTGGGAGCGGAGCCTATGGTGAGCCTTCCCCTGGAGGGCTATTCCGCGGCCCTGGCTTACTTCAAATGGACGCATGGGAAACCAGGTATCCGCTACTGGGCCATTGGCGGCGAAGAAGACCTCAAGCCGGATGCGGGGACCGACCGGAACAATTCCTACGCCTATCTGAACCGATTCCGCTCCATCGCCAACGCGCTCAAGACCCAGGAACCCGGCATCCTCCTTTGGGGGCCGGAGACCGGGGGGGATTCGCCCCATACGGAATCGGACTGGGTGACGCCCTTATTGAAATACGACGGGGACGTGGTGAACGGCGTTTCCTTGCACCGTTATGGATGGACGCAGGGGGTCAGCGTCACGGCCCAAGCGCTCCAGGACAGCCTTCGTCACGAGATCGATACCTTGGTGGGGCTGGAGGACCGGGTGGTGGAGAATTCCGACCTGGATCTTCCTTTCGCCATCACCGGCGGGATCACCTTCAAGACCCCGGGCGACAGCCCGACGACCCAGGCGGGCGCGGCCATGTTCCAAGCGCTTTGGGAGGCGGACCAGCGGGGTATCTACCTGAAGGGAAGCCTGTCCATGTTCCTGGCCGGCAAAAAGGTCTGGGAGGATGGACCTTCCTATTGGGCCCTGAGGCTTTGGAGCCAAATGAAACGGGGGAGGATGTTGAACGTGGTCTCCCGGGAATCCCTCGTCTCCGCCTATGCCACCCAGGACCCGAAGAGCAAGGACGTCACCCTGATGCTCATCAACAAGAGCGACCGCTACTGGCGGCCCAAGATCCGCTTCAACGGCGAGGACGACCAGGTGATGGTCGAGGGGGGGCTGGATCAACGCTATGACTTCGAGTGCCCCTCCTTCTCCATCAGCCTTTTGGAGGTCCATGCGGACCATTCCCCGGGAAAGGCCTGGGTCCTGGATCAGGACTCGGCCAAGAATGGGGCATCCCCCAGGACCGTCCCTCTGAATCCTTGGTGA
- a CDS encoding glutamate synthase subunit beta codes for MGKPTGFMEQDREYLHKRPVEERVKDWKEYVLPFEPSHLKDQAARCMDCGIPFCHQGCPLGNIIPDWNDLVYRDRWAEAIERLHATNNFPEFTGRLCPAPCENSCTLGMDVYKSAVNIKAIEVSIIDRAFQEGWVKPMPPAKLTGKKVAVVGSGPAGLACAQQLARVGHKVTVFERADRIGGLLRYGIPEFKMEKRHIDRRMKQMEAEGVEFRTNANVGHNVPIEELKSNYDAIVLCGGATQARNLPVPGRELKGVHFAMEYLPQSNKVQEGDKVENQIHAKGKHVIVIGGGDTGADCIGTAHRQGAKSVTSLEVLPKPPAERAADNPWPQWARIFRVAGAHEEGGEILYSVSTKEFIGENGVVKKLKGVKIEWEPQPGGPPKMKEIPGTEFELPADLVLLAMGFLGPEKNPLFEKLGIELDQRSNVKGNATKMTNVPGVFTAGDMTRGQSLIVWAIAEGRAAARGVDLYLMGETTLPSPL; via the coding sequence ATGGGAAAACCGACAGGATTCATGGAGCAGGACCGGGAGTATCTCCACAAGCGCCCGGTCGAGGAGCGGGTCAAGGATTGGAAGGAATATGTCCTTCCCTTCGAGCCCTCCCATCTGAAGGACCAGGCCGCCCGTTGCATGGATTGCGGCATCCCCTTCTGCCACCAGGGCTGCCCCCTGGGCAACATCATCCCCGACTGGAACGACCTGGTTTACCGCGATCGTTGGGCCGAGGCCATTGAGCGCCTTCACGCCACCAATAACTTCCCCGAATTCACCGGACGCCTTTGTCCGGCTCCTTGCGAGAATTCCTGCACCTTGGGGATGGACGTCTACAAGTCGGCCGTCAACATCAAGGCCATCGAGGTCTCCATCATCGACCGGGCTTTCCAGGAAGGCTGGGTCAAGCCCATGCCCCCGGCGAAGCTCACGGGCAAGAAGGTGGCGGTGGTGGGCTCCGGCCCCGCCGGCCTGGCCTGCGCCCAGCAGTTGGCCCGGGTGGGCCACAAGGTGACCGTGTTCGAGCGCGCCGACCGTATCGGCGGGTTGCTCCGTTACGGCATCCCCGAGTTCAAGATGGAGAAGCGCCACATCGACCGCCGCATGAAGCAGATGGAGGCGGAAGGTGTCGAGTTCCGCACCAACGCCAACGTGGGCCATAACGTGCCCATCGAGGAACTGAAGAGCAACTATGACGCCATTGTCCTTTGCGGCGGCGCCACCCAGGCCCGCAACCTGCCCGTCCCGGGCCGGGAGCTCAAGGGCGTCCATTTCGCCATGGAATACCTGCCCCAGTCCAATAAGGTCCAGGAAGGGGATAAGGTCGAGAACCAGATCCACGCCAAGGGCAAGCACGTCATCGTCATCGGCGGCGGGGACACCGGGGCCGACTGTATCGGCACCGCCCATCGCCAAGGCGCCAAGAGCGTGACCTCCCTCGAAGTCCTTCCCAAACCGCCCGCCGAACGCGCGGCGGACAATCCCTGGCCCCAATGGGCCCGTATCTTCCGCGTGGCGGGCGCCCATGAGGAGGGGGGTGAGATCCTCTACAGCGTTTCCACCAAGGAATTCATCGGTGAGAACGGGGTCGTGAAGAAGCTCAAGGGCGTGAAGATCGAATGGGAGCCCCAACCGGGTGGCCCGCCGAAGATGAAGGAGATCCCGGGGACCGAATTTGAGCTCCCCGCCGATCTGGTCCTTTTGGCCATGGGTTTCCTGGGGCCGGAAAAGAACCCCCTCTTCGAGAAGCTGGGGATCGAGCTGGACCAGCGCTCGAACGTGAAAGGGAACGCCACCAAGATGACCAACGTTCCGGGTGTCTTCACCGCGGGCGACATGACCCGGGGTCAGTCCTTGATCGTTTGGGCCATCGCCGAAGGCCGCGCCGCGGCCCGGGGTGTGGACCTTTACCTAATGGGAGAGACGACGCTTCCAAGCCCTCTTTGA
- the gltB gene encoding glutamate synthase large subunit: MSQQPLKYDPNENLVAPFDAGKDSCGVGFVANMKNRKTHEIVQQGIEILINLSHRGACGCETNTGDGAGILIQIPDKFFRKNASAFNLTLPPEGEYGVGAVFLPKLPDHIQYCEELFARVIKEEGQTLLGWRLVPTDNAEIGPTARASEPVMKQVFIGKSKDLKDQDAFERKLYLIRKRVENAVAASTLTEKALFYIASMSCRTLVYKGMLTPGQVAPYFRDLRDASVESALALVHSRFSTNTFPSWDLAHPFRYIAHNGEINTLRGNINWMHAREALFACDNYSPEEIKKLLPIVREGQSDSATFDNALEILVMAGRSLPHAMMMMIPEAWTGHATMPQYKKDFYHYHSCLMEPWDGPASIAFTDGRVIGAVLDRNGLRPSRIYVTKDDMVVMASEVGVLEIEPARVLRKTRLEPGKMFLIDLMEGRIIDDVELKERIAKAQPYGEWIKENLSPLDKLPEAPHVPEPDHDTVLKRQKAFGYTHEDVRILMAPMATDGQEAIGSMGDDTPLAVLSNQSQPLFNYFRQLFAQVTNPPLDAIREELVTTVNTTVGPEGNLLKPTPESCRQIELKSPVLDNDELAKFTHLKFKNYKAITLPMLYKVAEGGKGLAKAIQELREKASQAVKDGNQILILSDRGLDHDNAPIPSLLATAGVHHHLIKNGERTKVGLIVESGEPREVHHFAMLLGYGANAINPYLAFETLDDMIRRRILPSDVDHKTAVKKYIKAANKGIVKVMSKMGISTIQSYRGAQIFEAVGLNADFIQEYFTWTATRVQGIGIEEVAKESERRHRGAFPERPSREMDLDWGGRYQWRRDGEKHLFNPDTIHKLQTSVKTKNYKLFKDYSKDVNDQSRALATLRGLFQFKKGNPIPIDQVEPASEIVKRFATGAMSYGSISMEAHQTLAIAMNRLGGKSNTGEGGEDEERFTPEPNGDSRNSAIKQVASGRFGVTSHYLVNAKELQIKMAQGAKPGEGGQLPGKKVYPWIAKTRHATPFVGLISPPPHHDIYSIEDLAQLIHDLKNANHHARISVKLVAEMGVGTVAAGVAKAHADHVLISGHDGGTGASPLTSIKYAGAPWELGLAETHQILVKNGLRDRIVVQTDGQLKTGRDVAIAALLGAEEFGFATAALVAEGCIMMRVCHLDTCPVGIATQNPELRKKFTGKPEYVVNFMMFIAEELREFMAELGFKKLTDMVGHSELLEMNGAIAHWKSKGLDFSAIFHRPEESNQGAVYCTQKQDHGLDKALDNEVLLERCKPALDDKKPVRFEVPIRNINRTVGTIVGAEISRRYGAKGLPDDTIQITFKGSAGNSFAAFVPKGMTMRLEGDANDYVGKGLCGGKVMIYPSKESTFVPEDNIIVGNVLLYGATSGEVFIRGKAGERFAVRNSGVEAVVEGVGDHGCEYMTGGRVLVLGETGRNFAAGMSGGVAYVWNRTGDFAVRCNKEMVELEELDGDDVKIVQGMLRKHQDFTGSTVAASVLKDWDKMAKQFVKVMPVDYKKALQAQKEGKQPAAVA, from the coding sequence ATGTCCCAGCAGCCCCTGAAATACGACCCCAACGAGAATCTGGTCGCTCCCTTCGACGCGGGAAAGGACTCCTGCGGGGTCGGCTTCGTGGCCAACATGAAGAACCGCAAGACCCATGAGATCGTCCAGCAGGGCATCGAGATCCTCATCAACTTGTCCCATCGCGGAGCCTGCGGTTGCGAGACCAATACCGGCGACGGCGCGGGGATCCTCATCCAGATCCCCGATAAGTTCTTCCGCAAGAACGCCTCGGCCTTCAACCTGACCCTGCCCCCCGAAGGGGAGTACGGCGTCGGGGCGGTCTTCCTCCCCAAATTGCCCGATCATATCCAGTATTGCGAGGAGCTCTTCGCCCGGGTCATCAAGGAAGAGGGGCAGACCCTCCTGGGGTGGCGCCTGGTGCCGACCGATAACGCCGAGATCGGACCCACCGCCCGTGCCAGCGAACCGGTCATGAAACAGGTCTTCATCGGCAAGTCCAAGGACCTCAAGGACCAGGACGCCTTCGAACGGAAGCTCTACCTGATCCGCAAGCGCGTCGAGAACGCCGTGGCGGCCTCCACCCTGACCGAGAAGGCCCTTTTCTACATCGCCAGCATGTCCTGCCGGACGCTGGTCTATAAGGGGATGTTGACCCCGGGCCAAGTGGCCCCCTATTTCCGGGACCTGCGGGACGCCTCGGTGGAATCGGCGCTCGCCCTGGTCCATTCCCGGTTCTCGACCAACACCTTTCCCTCCTGGGACCTGGCCCATCCTTTCCGCTACATCGCCCACAACGGCGAGATCAACACGCTGCGGGGCAACATCAACTGGATGCACGCCCGGGAAGCCCTCTTCGCCTGCGACAACTACAGCCCGGAGGAGATCAAGAAGCTCCTGCCCATCGTGCGCGAGGGCCAGTCCGACTCGGCCACCTTCGACAACGCGCTGGAGATCCTGGTCATGGCGGGCCGCAGCCTGCCCCACGCCATGATGATGATGATCCCCGAGGCCTGGACCGGCCATGCCACCATGCCGCAGTACAAGAAGGACTTCTACCACTACCATTCCTGCCTGATGGAACCCTGGGATGGTCCCGCTTCCATCGCCTTCACCGACGGCCGGGTCATCGGCGCGGTCCTGGACCGCAACGGCCTCCGCCCATCCCGCATCTACGTCACCAAGGACGACATGGTCGTCATGGCTTCCGAGGTCGGCGTGCTGGAGATCGAGCCCGCTCGTGTCCTCCGGAAGACCCGCCTGGAGCCCGGCAAGATGTTCCTCATCGACCTGATGGAGGGCCGCATCATCGACGACGTGGAGCTGAAGGAGCGCATCGCCAAGGCCCAGCCTTACGGCGAATGGATCAAGGAGAACCTCTCCCCGCTCGACAAGCTACCCGAGGCCCCGCACGTGCCCGAGCCCGACCATGACACCGTCCTGAAGCGCCAGAAGGCCTTCGGCTATACCCACGAGGACGTGCGCATCCTCATGGCCCCCATGGCCACCGATGGACAGGAAGCCATCGGGTCCATGGGCGATGACACGCCCTTGGCCGTGCTTTCGAACCAATCCCAGCCTTTGTTCAACTATTTCCGCCAGCTCTTCGCCCAGGTCACCAACCCGCCCTTGGACGCCATCCGGGAGGAACTGGTCACCACCGTCAACACCACCGTGGGCCCCGAGGGGAACCTCTTGAAGCCCACCCCCGAGTCCTGCCGCCAGATCGAGCTCAAGAGCCCGGTGCTGGACAACGACGAATTGGCCAAGTTCACCCACTTGAAGTTCAAGAACTACAAGGCCATCACCCTGCCCATGCTCTATAAGGTCGCCGAGGGCGGGAAGGGTTTGGCCAAGGCCATCCAGGAACTGCGCGAAAAGGCCAGCCAGGCCGTCAAGGACGGCAACCAGATCCTGATCCTCTCGGACCGGGGCTTGGACCACGACAACGCCCCCATCCCCAGCCTCCTGGCCACCGCCGGCGTGCACCATCACCTCATCAAGAACGGCGAGCGCACCAAGGTGGGTCTCATCGTCGAGTCGGGCGAGCCCCGCGAGGTCCATCATTTCGCCATGCTGTTGGGCTACGGCGCCAACGCCATCAACCCTTACCTGGCCTTCGAGACGCTGGATGACATGATCCGCCGCCGGATCCTGCCCTCCGACGTGGACCACAAGACCGCCGTGAAGAAGTACATCAAGGCCGCCAACAAGGGGATCGTGAAGGTCATGTCCAAGATGGGCATCTCCACCATCCAGAGCTACCGGGGCGCCCAGATCTTCGAGGCGGTGGGCCTGAACGCCGATTTCATCCAGGAGTATTTCACCTGGACCGCCACCCGGGTGCAGGGCATCGGGATCGAGGAAGTGGCCAAGGAATCCGAACGCCGCCACCGGGGGGCTTTCCCCGAACGCCCGAGCCGCGAGATGGACCTGGATTGGGGCGGCCGCTACCAATGGCGCCGCGACGGGGAGAAGCATCTTTTCAACCCCGACACCATCCACAAGCTCCAGACCTCGGTGAAGACCAAGAACTACAAGCTCTTCAAGGATTACTCCAAGGACGTCAACGACCAGTCCCGCGCCCTGGCGACCCTGCGGGGTTTGTTCCAGTTCAAGAAGGGGAACCCCATCCCCATCGACCAGGTGGAGCCCGCTTCCGAGATCGTGAAGCGTTTCGCCACCGGGGCCATGTCCTACGGCTCCATCAGCATGGAGGCCCACCAGACGCTCGCCATCGCCATGAACCGCCTGGGCGGCAAGTCGAACACCGGCGAGGGCGGCGAGGATGAGGAGCGCTTCACCCCGGAGCCCAATGGGGATTCCCGCAACTCGGCCATCAAGCAGGTGGCCTCGGGCCGCTTCGGCGTGACCAGCCACTACCTGGTCAATGCCAAGGAACTGCAGATCAAGATGGCCCAGGGGGCCAAGCCGGGCGAGGGCGGCCAGTTGCCGGGCAAGAAGGTCTATCCCTGGATCGCCAAGACCCGCCACGCCACGCCCTTCGTGGGGCTCATCTCGCCCCCGCCGCACCACGACATCTATTCCATCGAGGACCTGGCCCAGCTCATCCACGACCTCAAGAACGCCAACCACCACGCGCGCATCTCGGTCAAGTTGGTCGCCGAGATGGGTGTGGGGACGGTGGCCGCCGGGGTCGCCAAGGCCCATGCCGACCATGTGCTCATTTCAGGCCATGACGGCGGGACCGGGGCTTCTCCCCTGACCTCCATCAAGTACGCCGGGGCACCCTGGGAACTGGGGCTGGCCGAGACCCACCAGATCCTGGTGAAGAACGGCCTCCGGGACCGGATCGTGGTCCAGACCGACGGGCAGCTCAAGACCGGCCGGGACGTGGCTATCGCCGCCCTGCTGGGCGCCGAGGAATTCGGTTTCGCCACCGCGGCCCTGGTGGCCGAGGGCTGCATCATGATGCGCGTCTGCCACCTGGACACCTGTCCGGTGGGCATCGCCACCCAGAACCCGGAGCTCCGCAAGAAGTTCACGGGCAAACCCGAGTACGTCGTCAACTTCATGATGTTCATCGCCGAGGAACTGCGGGAATTCATGGCCGAGCTCGGGTTCAAGAAGCTCACCGACATGGTGGGTCACTCCGAACTGCTGGAGATGAACGGGGCCATCGCCCATTGGAAATCCAAGGGGCTGGATTTCTCCGCCATCTTCCACCGGCCCGAGGAATCGAACCAAGGCGCGGTCTATTGCACCCAGAAACAGGACCACGGCCTGGACAAGGCCTTGGACAACGAGGTGTTGCTCGAACGCTGCAAACCGGCTTTGGACGACAAGAAACCGGTGCGCTTCGAGGTGCCCATCCGCAACATCAACCGCACCGTCGGCACCATCGTGGGGGCCGAGATCTCCAGGCGTTACGGAGCCAAGGGCCTGCCGGACGACACCATCCAGATCACCTTCAAGGGCTCGGCGGGGAACAGCTTCGCCGCCTTCGTGCCCAAGGGCATGACGATGCGCCTCGAAGGGGACGCCAACGACTATGTGGGCAAGGGGCTTTGCGGAGGCAAGGTGATGATCTATCCCTCCAAGGAATCCACCTTCGTGCCCGAGGACAACATCATCGTGGGCAACGTGCTTTTGTACGGGGCCACCAGCGGGGAGGTCTTCATCCGGGGCAAGGCGGGCGAGCGTTTCGCCGTCCGTAACTCGGGTGTGGAAGCGGTGGTCGAGGGCGTGGGCGACCATGGTTGCGAATACATGACCGGGGGCCGGGTGTTGGTCCTGGGCGAGACGGGCCGGAATTTCGCCGCCGGGATGTCAGGCGGCGTGGCTTATGTCTGGAACCGCACCGGGGATTTCGCCGTGCGCTGCAACAAGGAGATGGTGGAGCTGGAGGAACTGGACGGGGACGACGTGAAGATCGTCCAGGGCATGCTCCGCAAACACCAGGATTTCACCGGAAGCACCGTGGCCGCCTCGGTCCTCAAGGATTGGGACAAGATGGCCAAGCAGTTCGTGAAGGTCATGCCGGTGGATTACAAGAAGGCCCTGCAGGCTCAAAAAGAAGGGAAGCAACCCGCCGCGGTCGCTTGA